A region of Paenibacillus sp. JNUCC-31 DNA encodes the following proteins:
- a CDS encoding carbohydrate-binding family 9-like protein gives MRSLPVERSTSYCCEPLRSVARNGFPSAVDWEKCVPVELVDTVTGRPPHQSTEVRFGWSPEFLHIRFVCQDDHVVSDFTERDQPLYEQDVVELFIDEQGDGRNYMELEVSPHNVVFDALIHNNGEGSELKADVTWQVEGLQTAVEVDRQGNRVYLIHIPASNFRSPLAKGVCWRVNVYRIDENVLGDREYQAWQPTGAVNFHLPACFGHFRLG, from the coding sequence ATGCGCTCTCTCCCTGTGGAACGGAGCACGAGTTATTGCTGCGAACCACTCCGTTCAGTTGCACGGAATGGATTTCCTTCTGCTGTGGATTGGGAAAAGTGTGTCCCAGTGGAACTGGTGGATACGGTGACAGGCAGACCACCTCATCAATCCACGGAAGTCCGTTTTGGCTGGAGTCCCGAATTCCTGCATATTCGATTTGTATGCCAGGATGATCACGTCGTATCTGATTTCACAGAAAGGGATCAGCCATTATATGAGCAGGATGTGGTTGAACTGTTCATTGATGAACAAGGCGATGGCAGGAACTACATGGAACTGGAGGTCAGCCCGCACAACGTGGTATTTGATGCACTCATTCACAATAACGGCGAGGGTTCCGAATTGAAAGCAGATGTAACTTGGCAGGTGGAGGGTTTACAAACGGCTGTAGAAGTGGATCGGCAGGGCAATCGTGTGTATTTGATCCATATTCCCGCCAGTAACTTCAGGTCTCCCCTGGCTAAAGGGGTATGTTGGAGGGTTAATGTTTACCGTATTGATGAGAATGTGCTGGGAGATCGGGAATATCAGGCATGGCAGCCTACGGGGGCTGTAAACTTTCATTTGCCTGCCTGTTTTGGTCATTTTCGTTTGGGATAG
- a CDS encoding HAD family hydrolase, producing the protein MSQSLIFDMDGTLFQTGKILEVSLEEAFDRLRSLKVWDTVTPIEKYREIMGVPLPKVWEALLPNHSDEVRKETDAYFLEVLIKNIRCGKGALYPNVMEIFTHLKENNCSIYIASNGLKEYLNAIVGYYNLDNWVTETFSIQQIESLNKSDLVQSIIVKYGISSGAVVGDRLSDINAAKDNGLVSIGCNFDFAQSDELAHADIVINDLIELKTIVIQ; encoded by the coding sequence ATGTCGCAATCACTAATTTTTGATATGGATGGAACACTATTTCAGACAGGAAAAATATTAGAGGTATCACTCGAAGAAGCTTTTGATCGTTTAAGGTCACTAAAAGTATGGGATACAGTAACGCCTATTGAGAAATACCGTGAAATTATGGGAGTACCTTTACCAAAAGTTTGGGAGGCATTATTACCCAATCATTCTGATGAAGTAAGAAAAGAGACGGATGCTTACTTTTTGGAAGTGTTAATAAAAAATATAAGATGTGGGAAAGGCGCTTTATATCCAAATGTAATGGAGATTTTTACGCATTTAAAAGAGAATAATTGTTCAATCTACATAGCAAGTAATGGTTTAAAAGAATATTTAAATGCAATTGTGGGTTACTATAATTTGGATAATTGGGTTACTGAGACCTTTAGCATTCAACAAATTGAATCTTTGAACAAGTCAGACTTAGTCCAAAGTATAATTGTAAAATATGGAATTAGTAGTGGAGCAGTAGTAGGAGACCGCCTTTCGGATATAAATGCAGCTAAAGATAACGGTTTGGTTTCCATAGGATGTAATTTTGATTTTGCGCAAAGTGATGAACTTGCTCATGCTGATATCGTTATAAACGATTTGATCGAGCTGAAGACAATAGTAATACAGTGA
- a CDS encoding ribosome small subunit-dependent GTPase A, whose amino-acid sequence MTERGEVTAVLKGTFYHGAETRVDFPCVGDFVLLHHNESGHSLIVTVLPRRSKFSRADYSGHATGYAKTVLEQVVATNFDYVFILSSLNSDFNVTRIMRYLTQARQGKQTKNNGGWKL is encoded by the coding sequence ATGACTGAGCGTGGGGAAGTAACGGCAGTCCTCAAGGGAACTTTCTATCACGGCGCGGAAACACGCGTGGACTTTCCGTGCGTCGGTGATTTTGTCTTGCTGCACCACAACGAGAGCGGACATTCACTCATCGTTACGGTATTGCCCCGCCGCTCCAAGTTCTCACGCGCGGATTACTCAGGGCATGCCACAGGCTATGCCAAAACCGTGCTGGAACAAGTCGTCGCTACCAACTTTGACTATGTGTTTATCCTTTCTTCTCTGAATTCGGATTTCAACGTTACCCGCATCATGCGGTACCTGACACAAGCCAGGCAGGGCAAGCAAACGAAGAATAACGGAGGTTGGAAGCTATGA
- a CDS encoding Gfo/Idh/MocA family protein has protein sequence MLKVGLIGFGFMGRMHFDNYVRLASEGEPVELVAICDLRIEELKNGKAAGNMATEQEVYDLTPYRLYDNIDAMLEQEELDIIDITLPTPLHAELTCSLLEKGMHVLCEKPVARHSAEGWKMAETAKATGKTLMIGQCLRFWPAYAYLKSVVEDGRYGAVNAGYFFRGSGLPQEWFLDGEKSGGCILDMHIHDADIIHWLFGKPDQVSTLARNVIPGSGYDTVSTNYVYPDGKVLNAQADWTLGGDYGFSMTYRVNFEQGNLVFENGELKVNPNNAPGFVAELSPDTGYYHQLKYFIQSVQAGAPVSVCTPESATGTLEMIEAEMRSADEHGALVSVAEKTGQMTAEA, from the coding sequence ATGTTAAAAGTGGGATTGATCGGTTTTGGGTTTATGGGACGTATGCATTTCGATAACTATGTACGCCTTGCTTCCGAAGGGGAACCTGTGGAATTGGTAGCCATCTGCGATCTGAGAATAGAGGAACTGAAGAACGGTAAAGCAGCTGGCAATATGGCAACAGAGCAAGAGGTATATGATCTCACACCTTATCGTTTGTACGACAACATCGACGCGATGCTGGAGCAAGAAGAACTGGATATCATCGATATTACGCTGCCTACGCCATTGCACGCTGAACTAACGTGTTCCTTGCTGGAGAAAGGCATGCATGTGCTGTGCGAGAAGCCGGTTGCACGTCATTCGGCGGAAGGCTGGAAGATGGCAGAGACCGCCAAAGCGACCGGAAAAACACTGATGATTGGTCAATGTTTACGCTTCTGGCCAGCCTATGCCTATCTGAAATCTGTTGTAGAAGATGGTCGTTATGGAGCGGTAAATGCAGGTTATTTCTTCCGGGGTTCAGGTTTGCCTCAAGAGTGGTTCCTGGATGGCGAGAAAAGCGGCGGCTGCATACTGGATATGCACATTCATGATGCGGACATCATTCACTGGCTATTTGGTAAACCGGATCAAGTCTCCACACTTGCCCGTAACGTAATTCCGGGAAGCGGTTATGATACGGTGTCCACCAACTACGTATACCCTGACGGAAAAGTGCTGAATGCCCAAGCCGACTGGACGCTGGGGGGAGACTATGGTTTCTCCATGACGTATAGAGTTAATTTCGAACAGGGGAATCTGGTATTTGAGAATGGTGAGCTGAAAGTAAATCCGAACAATGCACCCGGCTTCGTCGCTGAGTTGTCACCCGACACGGGATATTATCACCAGCTCAAATATTTTATCCAGTCCGTGCAAGCAGGTGCCCCTGTATCTGTATGTACACCGGAGAGCGCAACGGGCACGCTTGAAATGATTGAAGCCGAAATGCGTTCGGCGGATGAGCACGGGGCATTGGTTTCGGTGGCGGAAAAGACAGGTCAAATGACAGCAGAGGCATAA
- a CDS encoding sugar phosphate isomerase/epimerase family protein: protein MKKGINIWSFPGDASISDCIQTAKQAGFEGIELSLNGEGELSLSATDQEVRDIQGRLEEAGIEIAGLATGLYWDYPMTSARPEIRTKALDVCKKQLELAAAFGVDTILVIPGAVGVDFIPDSEVTDYEVAYERAQEAIAHLLPYAESTGVSIGIENVWNKFLVSPLELRSFIDSFNSEYIGSYLDVGNVVQNGYPEQWVRILGHRIKKVHFKDYRRQAGGLHGFVDLLAGDVNYPAVMEALQAIGYDNYVTAEMIPPYTHHSKQIIFNTSKAMDAILGCSLE from the coding sequence ATGAAAAAAGGGATTAACATATGGTCGTTTCCAGGAGATGCCTCGATTTCGGATTGTATTCAGACGGCGAAGCAGGCTGGCTTTGAAGGGATTGAACTATCGCTTAATGGAGAAGGCGAGCTGAGTCTGTCTGCCACGGATCAGGAGGTCCGTGATATTCAGGGACGTCTCGAAGAGGCCGGGATTGAGATCGCGGGACTTGCAACCGGTTTGTACTGGGATTACCCGATGACGAGTGCTCGTCCAGAGATCCGTACAAAAGCATTGGATGTATGTAAGAAGCAGCTCGAGCTTGCCGCGGCATTTGGTGTGGATACCATTCTGGTCATTCCAGGTGCTGTTGGTGTGGATTTTATTCCAGACAGCGAAGTGACGGATTATGAAGTCGCCTACGAGCGGGCGCAGGAAGCGATTGCGCACCTGCTGCCGTATGCGGAAAGTACCGGCGTATCCATTGGCATTGAGAACGTATGGAACAAATTCCTGGTGTCACCGCTAGAACTGCGTTCCTTCATTGACTCGTTTAATTCAGAATATATAGGTTCGTATCTCGATGTGGGCAATGTCGTACAGAACGGTTATCCGGAGCAGTGGGTTCGCATTCTCGGCCATCGGATCAAAAAGGTGCATTTCAAGGATTACCGCCGTCAAGCGGGAGGACTTCACGGGTTTGTGGATCTGCTGGCTGGAGATGTGAATTATCCGGCGGTGATGGAGGCATTGCAGGCCATTGGTTACGACAACTATGTGACTGCCGAGATGATTCCGCCGTACACTCATCATTCGAAGCAGATCATATTTAATACATCCAAAGCGATGGATGCCATCCTTGGATGTTCTTTGGAATAG
- a CDS encoding carbohydrate ABC transporter permease yields MNSRKIAVKASQYTLLIAALMLFAGPLVWMLSTMLKTKAETYKVPPTILPDTFSLEAFERLFAVQPMMWQWIQNSFIISFFVAAGAVVSSSLVAYGFSRFATKYRNILFPVVLVTLMIPPSIMMIPSYVLFSKLNWIDTWLPLIVPAWLGGAYYIFLFRQFFMTIPQELDEATYLDGGNRWTVYARVIMPLSKPIIMTTIIFAFVNSWLDFLGPFLYIKNAEMFTLSVGLQLLIGQTSQDLPALAAGAFISIVPIGLLYMFAQRYIVEGVVLTGTKG; encoded by the coding sequence ATGAACAGCCGAAAAATAGCGGTAAAAGCGTCTCAATATACATTGCTGATCGCAGCGTTAATGCTGTTTGCAGGGCCTCTGGTATGGATGCTCTCGACCATGCTGAAAACCAAAGCGGAGACCTACAAGGTACCTCCAACCATCCTGCCGGACACATTCAGTCTGGAAGCCTTTGAACGATTGTTCGCCGTACAGCCGATGATGTGGCAGTGGATTCAGAATTCGTTTATCATTTCCTTTTTTGTTGCGGCGGGAGCGGTGGTGTCCAGTTCACTTGTCGCTTACGGTTTCTCCCGTTTTGCAACCAAATATCGGAATATTCTGTTCCCGGTCGTGCTTGTTACCTTAATGATTCCTCCATCCATTATGATGATTCCCTCGTACGTCCTTTTTTCCAAGTTGAACTGGATTGATACCTGGTTGCCGCTCATTGTGCCAGCCTGGCTCGGAGGCGCCTATTATATCTTCCTGTTCCGACAGTTTTTCATGACCATTCCCCAGGAGCTGGACGAGGCTACATATCTCGACGGCGGCAATCGCTGGACGGTATATGCACGGGTCATTATGCCGCTGTCCAAACCCATTATTATGACAACCATTATTTTTGCCTTTGTGAACTCCTGGCTCGATTTTCTGGGGCCGTTCCTGTATATCAAAAACGCAGAAATGTTCACGCTGAGCGTGGGCTTGCAGCTGCTGATTGGTCAGACGAGCCAGGATTTGCCGGCGCTCGCTGCGGGTGCATTTATCAGTATTGTACCTATTGGACTGCTGTATATGTTTGCACAACGTTATATCGTTGAGGGGGTGGTGCTTACGGGCACCAAAGGGTAG
- a CDS encoding ABC transporter substrate-binding protein: MRAKSKRLFNVWALVLATMVVISGCGNGGSSENADSSGSGSSQSEPVTITYSQWGTAEELHRTQELLDQFMKANTDIKVKLEGKDWGSYWDGLTANAAGGTLPDVFKTSYAYVEKYAELGIFKELDGLLAENQFDLNNVDKSLLGLHQYQGKQVSLPIDANVIVWYYNKAIFENAATNPHNAPVPSLEPTWDEITDIATKMTLDKNGKSADEAGFDAENIVQWGLSISPGSTMDWFLEPELWSNGAKLVNDDGSLALETPEAMEVLNYFIDLTKNKKINTTPAQIEGLGGQVNLAITTSKVAMNPGGSWNTTNYQEAGVEYGISYLPKFKTNQTVVQPAGLAISSNTKHEEAAYKLLAWLAGPEGQTELAKQGYSIPANKAAADAYIATVGEDNKIFLDAQQYGIVSPFTTKKTDLVWTYGEQSLKLPLAGDGDLNAALKDLASKMQ; the protein is encoded by the coding sequence ATGAGAGCGAAGAGTAAGCGGCTATTCAATGTATGGGCACTTGTACTTGCGACAATGGTGGTGATCAGTGGATGTGGAAATGGAGGATCGTCCGAAAACGCCGACTCTTCTGGTTCCGGCAGCAGCCAGAGCGAACCTGTAACGATCACATACTCCCAGTGGGGGACGGCGGAAGAGCTTCATCGTACACAGGAACTGTTGGATCAGTTCATGAAGGCCAATACCGATATTAAGGTGAAACTGGAAGGCAAGGATTGGGGCAGCTACTGGGATGGACTCACAGCAAATGCAGCTGGGGGCACACTCCCGGACGTATTCAAAACGAGTTATGCATATGTGGAGAAATACGCCGAGCTTGGCATTTTCAAGGAATTGGACGGCTTGCTGGCGGAAAATCAGTTTGATCTGAATAATGTGGACAAAAGTCTGCTGGGCCTTCACCAATATCAGGGCAAACAAGTATCCTTGCCCATCGATGCCAACGTCATCGTATGGTATTACAACAAAGCGATCTTTGAGAACGCAGCAACCAATCCTCATAACGCCCCGGTTCCATCGCTTGAACCAACCTGGGATGAAATTACCGACATTGCAACCAAGATGACGCTGGATAAAAACGGGAAAAGCGCTGACGAAGCGGGTTTTGATGCCGAGAACATTGTGCAGTGGGGCTTGTCCATTTCACCGGGATCAACGATGGATTGGTTCCTGGAACCGGAGCTATGGTCCAACGGCGCCAAGCTGGTGAACGACGATGGTTCCCTTGCCCTTGAGACACCTGAAGCGATGGAAGTGCTGAACTATTTTATCGATTTGACCAAAAATAAAAAGATTAACACCACACCTGCACAGATTGAAGGTTTGGGTGGACAGGTGAATCTTGCAATTACTACATCCAAGGTAGCCATGAATCCGGGTGGCAGCTGGAATACAACCAACTACCAGGAGGCTGGCGTGGAGTACGGCATCTCCTATTTGCCAAAATTCAAAACCAACCAGACCGTCGTTCAGCCAGCAGGTCTGGCCATCAGCTCCAATACCAAGCATGAAGAGGCGGCTTACAAGCTGTTGGCCTGGCTTGCCGGTCCGGAAGGACAGACTGAACTCGCGAAGCAGGGATATTCCATTCCGGCTAATAAAGCCGCAGCGGATGCTTATATTGCCACTGTAGGCGAAGATAATAAAATCTTCCTGGATGCACAGCAGTATGGTATTGTATCTCCCTTTACGACCAAGAAAACCGATCTGGTCTGGACGTATGGTGAGCAATCGCTCAAACTTCCACTTGCCGGGGACGGTGATCTGAACGCAGCACTGAAGGATTTGGCCTCCAAGATGCAATAA
- the arr gene encoding NAD(+)--rifampin ADP-ribosyltransferase: MDDQKNVLDNGPFFHGTKAELKIGDLLEPQYLSNYQDKKSNHIYFTGTLNAAKWGAELAKTNAKERIYIVEPLGDFENDPNLTDKRFPGNPTRSYRSKSPLKIVAELASWERHSDEEINHMLTSLKKLSEEGKNVIYD, from the coding sequence ATGGATGACCAAAAAAATGTCTTAGATAACGGACCTTTTTTTCATGGTACTAAAGCAGAACTGAAAATTGGAGATTTATTAGAACCGCAATACTTATCCAATTACCAAGATAAAAAATCTAACCACATTTACTTTACCGGAACATTAAATGCTGCCAAGTGGGGTGCGGAATTAGCAAAAACGAATGCAAAAGAAAGAATCTACATTGTAGAACCATTAGGAGATTTTGAAAATGATCCTAACTTAACGGATAAAAGATTTCCTGGCAACCCAACACGCTCATATAGATCTAAATCACCTCTAAAAATAGTAGCTGAATTAGCTTCATGGGAAAGACACTCCGATGAAGAGATCAATCATATGCTTACATCTTTAAAAAAATTAAGTGAAGAAGGAAAAAATGTGATCTACGATTAA
- a CDS encoding AraC family transcriptional regulator: MSLQPAVYPLQRTVTYKDWSPNVHYAQFQSLPPGKLAKRRLYDFELLYVSQGEAATYMNGKNHTLKAGQLIMLPSGVYHQNEVVSSPEARFIGIHFDFFNELTIQTEADMVVNEETVQPHKFAVEACAEGMTPLSSNPVYTPSPAAVQLMEQLVHEFTMRPPGYELVCKALMLQLLTHLLRSSWRNTPRHDSVHGEKLLELMKRIEVAPSDPWTNSSIAKQLNLSVDHMAKLFKQIAGMPPNEYIQSMRLSEARKLLRETDHSIEAVGVQSGYPDIHYFSRMFRKYEGISPREYRKLSRML, from the coding sequence ATGTCTCTCCAACCAGCGGTATATCCTCTGCAACGAACCGTCACTTACAAGGACTGGTCTCCCAACGTGCATTATGCTCAGTTCCAGAGCCTTCCTCCCGGCAAGCTGGCAAAGCGGCGTTTGTATGATTTTGAACTTCTGTACGTCTCTCAAGGTGAAGCTGCAACTTATATGAACGGTAAAAACCATACTCTGAAGGCGGGACAGTTGATTATGCTGCCATCCGGTGTCTATCACCAAAATGAGGTCGTATCCAGCCCGGAAGCTCGTTTTATCGGCATTCATTTTGATTTCTTCAATGAATTGACCATTCAGACCGAGGCGGATATGGTGGTTAACGAAGAAACGGTTCAGCCTCATAAATTCGCAGTGGAAGCGTGCGCTGAGGGCATGACGCCGTTATCCTCCAATCCGGTCTATACCCCTTCTCCAGCTGCCGTGCAGCTCATGGAACAACTGGTTCATGAATTCACCATGCGTCCACCGGGATATGAACTGGTATGTAAAGCTCTGATGCTGCAATTATTAACCCATCTGCTGCGTTCATCCTGGCGAAATACACCACGCCATGATTCGGTACACGGAGAGAAGCTGCTCGAACTCATGAAACGTATAGAGGTCGCCCCATCCGACCCGTGGACCAATTCGAGCATCGCCAAACAATTGAACCTGAGTGTGGATCACATGGCCAAATTATTCAAACAGATTGCGGGCATGCCACCCAACGAATATATTCAATCCATGCGCCTAAGCGAGGCACGCAAACTATTGCGGGAAACGGATCATTCCATTGAGGCTGTGGGTGTACAAAGCGGTTACCCGGACATTCACTATTTCAGCCGCATGTTCCGCAAATATGAGGGCATTTCGCCCCGGGAATATCGGAAGTTGTCCAGAATGCTGTAA
- a CDS encoding aminoglycoside phosphotransferase family protein, with amino-acid sequence MNINLQTLIYALSQQFRKDIISADCQTMPLQGGTVGNVYLVTGIVETACGKKMPYDIVLKIQKKWERYGDPGSWRREYDLYESDLGATFSDALRWPACYHAEMNTEEDEFQLWLEYIDGVTGLDLTGDMYEQASLELGRFQGKLYAKQPTVLQSLTNLSHADLMKNTYMHYRSWPIVYDYIRSEDCEFPQHVRQMLIDIDEHADEILARIERLPLVLCHRDFWVTNLIYADGKIALIDWDTSGWGYLGEDLASLIADEADTDHMVEYYQRCVPAYYKGFSEYADVSPVADHCVYELILLIFGYRLVEGYLHAEDDDQKAKQIHILQKIYEMKNSTAQGWI; translated from the coding sequence ATGAATATTAATCTCCAAACGCTGATCTATGCCTTGAGCCAACAGTTCAGGAAGGATATTATCTCGGCCGACTGCCAAACCATGCCGTTACAGGGTGGTACTGTGGGAAATGTGTACCTGGTAACCGGGATCGTCGAAACCGCGTGTGGCAAAAAAATGCCGTACGATATCGTACTTAAAATTCAGAAGAAATGGGAGCGTTATGGTGATCCGGGTTCATGGCGCCGGGAATATGATCTTTATGAGTCTGACTTGGGAGCGACGTTCTCAGATGCCTTACGTTGGCCAGCATGTTATCACGCCGAGATGAATACCGAAGAAGATGAATTCCAGCTATGGCTGGAATATATCGACGGTGTAACAGGTTTGGACTTGACCGGTGACATGTATGAACAGGCTTCGTTGGAGTTAGGACGCTTTCAAGGTAAACTGTATGCGAAACAGCCCACTGTACTGCAGAGCCTGACAAACCTGAGCCATGCGGATCTCATGAAGAATACGTATATGCATTACCGGTCATGGCCAATCGTCTACGATTATATTCGTTCGGAGGACTGTGAATTCCCGCAGCACGTACGGCAAATGCTTATCGACATCGATGAGCACGCGGACGAAATACTTGCCCGCATCGAAAGATTGCCCCTCGTGCTATGCCACCGGGACTTCTGGGTGACCAACTTGATCTACGCCGATGGAAAAATTGCGCTCATCGACTGGGATACATCGGGATGGGGCTACTTGGGCGAGGATCTCGCAAGCCTGATTGCGGATGAAGCGGATACCGATCATATGGTCGAATACTACCAGCGATGTGTCCCCGCGTATTACAAAGGCTTTTCGGAGTATGCAGATGTATCCCCTGTCGCCGATCATTGCGTCTACGAGCTGATCCTGCTCATATTCGGGTACAGGCTTGTGGAGGGGTATCTCCATGCAGAGGACGATGACCAGAAGGCGAAGCAAATCCATATACTCCAAAAAATTTATGAAATGAAGAATAGCACTGCCCAAGGTTGGATCTAA
- a CDS encoding GNAT family N-acetyltransferase — translation MHVVEHETAKKRFLIRDNGSIAAVMTYVISSPELYIIDHTFVENAYRGQGLGDKLIEAMVEYARENGIKILPLCPFAKGRFERLSEYADVLNK, via the coding sequence ATGCATGTGGTAGAACATGAAACCGCCAAAAAAAGATTTCTTATTCGAGATAACGGCAGCATTGCTGCGGTGATGACGTATGTAATCTCAAGTCCTGAACTTTACATTATTGATCATACCTTTGTCGAAAATGCTTACCGAGGGCAAGGGCTTGGCGATAAGCTTATCGAAGCTATGGTGGAATACGCGCGGGAAAACGGTATTAAGATTTTACCCTTATGCCCGTTTGCCAAGGGACGATTCGAACGTCTCTCCGAATACGCGGATGTTCTCAATAAATAA
- a CDS encoding LacI family DNA-binding transcriptional regulator, with amino-acid sequence MAKLKDIADRVGVSISTVSRVMKNDVNRSVSDETRKKIWDTAEELGYRSQRPAKKKKVEPKTAYAIGCVVAIPQNKYNSPYFSVIMEGIEKQLAEAGMRLEFVYSIENDGDIVQLQSLVKEHRIDGMIVVERIDPEAYRWLKANVRTVVGVDITDPDIPVVGYDREEAAREATNHLIAQGHRIIAYIGGAEYKNDFREEKRFLGYRRAMNDAGLPVDDDWVIDVKWDVSLSYELTKQAFTNNANRPTAIFAASDMMAIAAMRAATEQGLRIPEDIAFFGVDNIEISEFTSPPLSTIHVPKLEMGMFAVKQLLDYLDHHYEVAVKMIVPYRCIFRQSSNGKIE; translated from the coding sequence ATGGCTAAATTGAAGGATATTGCAGACCGGGTAGGTGTATCGATCTCTACCGTTTCACGTGTGATGAAGAACGATGTCAATCGCTCGGTCAGCGATGAAACCCGCAAAAAAATCTGGGATACCGCTGAGGAGCTGGGTTATCGTTCGCAGCGACCGGCCAAGAAGAAAAAGGTGGAGCCCAAAACGGCATATGCAATCGGCTGTGTGGTTGCCATTCCGCAAAATAAATACAATAGCCCTTATTTTTCAGTCATTATGGAAGGGATCGAGAAGCAGCTTGCTGAAGCGGGCATGCGTCTGGAATTTGTGTACAGCATCGAGAACGATGGGGACATCGTGCAGCTGCAGTCCCTTGTGAAGGAGCATCGGATTGATGGCATGATTGTAGTGGAGCGAATTGACCCGGAAGCCTATCGCTGGCTCAAAGCCAATGTACGGACCGTAGTAGGTGTAGATATCACGGACCCGGACATCCCTGTCGTCGGTTATGACCGTGAAGAGGCGGCCAGAGAGGCAACGAATCATCTGATTGCGCAAGGGCATCGTATTATTGCCTATATTGGCGGAGCGGAGTACAAGAATGATTTTCGTGAGGAAAAACGTTTCCTTGGTTATCGGCGTGCAATGAATGATGCGGGATTACCTGTTGATGATGACTGGGTGATCGATGTGAAATGGGATGTTTCGCTGAGTTATGAATTGACCAAGCAGGCATTTACCAACAATGCAAACAGACCTACCGCAATATTTGCAGCCAGTGACATGATGGCAATTGCAGCCATGCGTGCTGCAACCGAACAGGGTCTGCGCATTCCGGAGGATATCGCCTTTTTTGGGGTGGATAATATTGAAATATCTGAATTCACCTCTCCGCCGTTATCGACCATTCATGTTCCCAAGCTGGAGATGGGCATGTTCGCGGTTAAACAGCTGCTCGATTATCTGGATCATCATTATGAAGTCGCTGTCAAAATGATCGTTCCGTATCGCTGTATATTCCGCCAGTCTTCCAATGGCAAAATAGAATAG
- a CDS encoding (4Fe-4S)-binding protein, with amino-acid sequence MDWSLNKLNSERCEEMMIKQKVYYGKDIEVMFNSEVCIHSGICVKGLPGVFDLNKRPWINPDADTTEAIARHIDTCPSGALTYRRLDGEFSTEKEG; translated from the coding sequence ATGGATTGGTCTTTAAACAAACTCAATAGTGAAAGATGTGAAGAAATGATGATTAAGCAGAAAGTATACTACGGTAAAGATATCGAGGTAATGTTTAATTCAGAGGTATGCATTCATTCGGGTATTTGCGTAAAAGGCCTGCCTGGTGTTTTTGATTTAAACAAGCGTCCTTGGATCAATCCAGATGCTGACACTACGGAGGCAATTGCCCGGCATATTGACACATGCCCAAGCGGAGCACTGACGTATAGACGCCTGGACGGTGAATTTTCAACAGAGAAAGAGGGATGA